Proteins from one Bradyrhizobium amphicarpaeae genomic window:
- a CDS encoding N-acetyltransferase produces MMPEAFRDNEERERFELDVDGPVAFVTYRKTDGAITLVHTEVPPELGGRGIGSKLGRSTLDAVRTQKRKLSVECDFIRNFMRKDPAYNDLLADDGDAQAEPQASYRAGCFCGAVEVEVTGKPMFAGYCHCADCQAWSAAPINAFSLWKSDSVRIIKGEAELGTFNKTEHSYRKFCKRCGGHVMTEHPRMRLIDVYANLLKGYQHRPTLHANYASKMVSVRDGLPKYADLPADLGGSGETLPD; encoded by the coding sequence ATGATGCCGGAAGCCTTTCGCGACAACGAAGAACGTGAGCGGTTCGAACTCGACGTCGACGGGCCGGTCGCCTTCGTCACCTACCGCAAGACCGACGGCGCGATCACGTTGGTACACACCGAGGTCCCGCCGGAACTCGGTGGCCGCGGCATCGGCTCGAAGCTCGGCCGCTCCACGCTGGATGCCGTGCGGACGCAGAAGCGCAAGCTTTCGGTCGAGTGCGATTTCATCCGTAATTTCATGCGCAAGGATCCAGCCTACAACGACCTCTTGGCGGATGACGGGGATGCGCAGGCCGAGCCGCAGGCGAGCTATCGCGCCGGTTGCTTCTGCGGAGCCGTCGAGGTCGAGGTCACGGGCAAGCCGATGTTTGCAGGCTATTGCCATTGCGCCGACTGCCAGGCGTGGTCGGCCGCGCCGATCAACGCGTTCAGCCTGTGGAAGTCGGACAGCGTGCGCATCATCAAGGGCGAGGCGGAGCTCGGGACCTTCAACAAGACCGAACATTCCTATCGAAAATTCTGCAAGCGCTGCGGCGGCCACGTCATGACCGAACATCCGCGGATGCGGCTGATCGACGTCTATGCCAATCTGCTGAAGGGATACCAGCATCGGCCGACCCTGCACGCGAATTACGCGAGCAAGATGGTATCGGTCAGGGACGGTCTGCCGAAATATGCCGATCTGCCGGCGGATCTCGGCGGCTCCGGCGAGACATTGCCGGATTGA
- a CDS encoding flavin reductase family protein, with protein MDYAARDLTPRERYKVLTSFILPRPIAWVTTVGPTGVVNAAPFSFFNAFCEDPPLCMFAANRRPDGQDKDTFLNIQRTGEFVVNLADEPLARAMHESSGDFPPEIGEPDYLGLKLAPSTTIAVPRLADTPWAMECKLWKLIDVNDDRRLIMGEGLHFHIRDELWDDKAMRVHMDRYHPIGRMFADRYCRTDDRVVFPAAEGVKAR; from the coding sequence ATGGACTACGCCGCCCGAGACCTCACGCCACGCGAGCGCTACAAGGTGCTGACGTCCTTCATCCTGCCGCGGCCGATCGCATGGGTGACGACGGTCGGGCCGACCGGCGTGGTCAACGCCGCGCCGTTCAGCTTCTTCAACGCATTCTGCGAGGATCCGCCGCTCTGCATGTTCGCGGCGAACCGCAGGCCTGATGGCCAGGACAAGGACACCTTCCTCAACATCCAGCGCACCGGCGAATTCGTGGTCAACCTCGCGGACGAGCCGCTGGCGCGGGCGATGCACGAGAGCAGCGGCGATTTTCCGCCCGAGATCGGCGAACCCGACTATCTCGGCCTGAAGCTTGCGCCCTCGACGACAATCGCAGTGCCACGGCTCGCCGACACGCCATGGGCGATGGAGTGCAAGCTCTGGAAGCTGATCGACGTCAACGACGATCGCCGCCTGATCATGGGCGAAGGCCTCCACTTCCACATTCGCGACGAATTGTGGGACGACAAGGCCATGCGCGTGCACATGGACCGCTACCACCCGATCGGCCGGATGTTCGCCGACCGCTATTGCCGCACCGACGACCGCGTGGTTTTTCCGGCGGCCGAAGGCGTCAAGGCCAGATAG
- a CDS encoding acyl-CoA dehydrogenase family protein encodes MTKHSYIPRTTNYTLNPGDELNDLRMSDQVRPLYDHVRKFIRDTVEPMSIEFAKAGEGKHDRWSFTPKQLEVLEVAKNKAKKEGLWNFFLPDDETGQGLKNLDYAYIASELGKSPLASETMNCSAPDTGNMEVLERVGTKEQKEKWLKPLMNGEIRSAYVMTEPNVASSDAKNISTTAKLVGDEWVINGEKYYISGVGDPRCKILIVMVKTNPDAAPSKQQSQILVPRDTPGVEVLGPMYVFGQDHAPRGHMHMRFNNVRVPKENILLGEGRGFEISQLRLGPGRIHHCMRTIGKAEKALDLMVQRGLTREAFGKKIAHLGGNMQIIAQARCEIEAMRLMVLKAAKAMDVLGNKEARVWVSMVKAMVPERACKIIDQSIQMHGATGISHWTPLAEMYQDVRHLRFADGPDEVHWMVVGRHELSMA; translated from the coding sequence ATGACAAAACACAGCTACATTCCCCGCACCACCAACTACACCCTCAATCCCGGCGACGAGCTGAACGACCTGCGCATGTCGGACCAGGTCCGGCCGCTCTACGACCACGTCAGGAAGTTCATCCGCGACACCGTCGAGCCGATGTCGATCGAGTTCGCCAAGGCCGGCGAGGGCAAGCATGACCGCTGGAGTTTTACCCCGAAGCAGCTCGAGGTGCTCGAGGTCGCCAAGAACAAGGCCAAGAAGGAAGGCCTCTGGAACTTCTTCCTGCCCGATGACGAGACCGGCCAGGGCCTGAAGAACCTCGACTACGCCTATATCGCCTCCGAGCTCGGCAAGAGCCCGCTGGCGTCAGAGACCATGAACTGCTCGGCCCCCGACACCGGCAACATGGAGGTGCTGGAGCGTGTCGGCACCAAGGAGCAGAAGGAGAAGTGGCTGAAGCCGCTGATGAACGGCGAGATCCGCTCGGCCTATGTCATGACCGAGCCGAACGTCGCCTCCTCCGACGCCAAGAACATTTCCACCACCGCAAAGCTCGTCGGCGACGAATGGGTGATCAACGGCGAGAAGTACTACATCTCCGGCGTCGGCGATCCCCGCTGCAAGATCCTCATCGTGATGGTGAAGACCAATCCGGACGCGGCGCCGAGCAAGCAGCAATCGCAGATCCTGGTGCCGCGCGACACGCCCGGCGTCGAGGTGCTCGGTCCCATGTACGTGTTCGGCCAGGACCACGCGCCGCGCGGCCACATGCACATGCGCTTCAACAATGTGCGGGTGCCCAAGGAGAACATCTTGCTCGGCGAAGGCCGCGGCTTCGAGATCTCGCAGCTTCGCCTCGGACCCGGGCGCATCCATCACTGCATGCGCACCATCGGCAAGGCCGAGAAGGCGCTGGACCTGATGGTGCAGCGTGGCCTCACCCGCGAAGCCTTCGGCAAGAAGATCGCCCATCTCGGCGGCAACATGCAGATCATCGCGCAGGCGCGCTGCGAGATCGAGGCGATGCGGCTGATGGTGCTGAAGGCCGCCAAGGCGATGGACGTGCTCGGCAACAAGGAAGCCCGCGTCTGGGTTTCCATGGTCAAGGCCATGGTGCCTGAGCGCGCCTGCAAGATCATCGACCAGTCGATCCAGATGCACGGCGCCACCGGCATCTCGCACTGGACCCCGCTCGCGGAGATGTACCAGGACGTCCGCCACCTGCGCTTCGCGGATGGTCCGGACGAGGTGCACTGGATGGTTGTCGGACGCCACGAACTGAGCATGGCGTGA
- a CDS encoding nitronate monooxygenase — MKSPICDMLGIEFPLLAFSHCRDVVAAVSRAGGFGVLGATVHTPDTLERELKWIDDHVDGKPYGIDVLIPENISTSGEKDVTWKSLEARVPQEHRTYTRELLKKYDIELTTTEVAADQPQPFDAKTALQLLEVSFNHPIRLIANALGVPPKAMIEMGKTHGVPVAALVGAKEHALRQVAAGVDILVVQGTEAGGHCGEVSTMVLVPEVIKAIKEIRDVPVLAAGGIMTGRQMAACMAMGAAGAWTGSVWLATVEAETSEIFREKMIAASSRDAVRSKGRTGKPARQLRSVWTDAWDRAPDSPGALPMPLQSIISRDAFNSIDRAAASGNAKARDLVSYFVGQGVGLIDSVKSAGAVVQEFKEEFAEAVDHMNALVAE, encoded by the coding sequence ATGAAATCGCCGATCTGCGACATGCTGGGCATAGAATTCCCGCTGCTGGCCTTCAGCCATTGCCGCGATGTCGTCGCCGCTGTCAGCCGTGCCGGCGGCTTCGGCGTGCTCGGCGCCACCGTGCACACGCCCGACACGCTCGAGCGCGAGCTGAAATGGATCGACGACCATGTCGACGGCAAACCCTATGGCATCGACGTCCTCATTCCCGAAAACATCTCGACCTCGGGCGAGAAGGACGTCACCTGGAAGAGCCTGGAAGCGCGCGTGCCGCAGGAGCACCGCACTTATACCCGCGAGCTCCTGAAGAAGTACGACATCGAGCTGACGACCACGGAGGTCGCGGCCGATCAGCCGCAGCCGTTCGACGCCAAGACGGCGCTGCAGCTGCTCGAAGTGTCGTTTAATCATCCGATCCGCCTGATCGCCAATGCGCTGGGCGTGCCGCCGAAGGCGATGATCGAGATGGGCAAGACACATGGCGTCCCGGTCGCAGCCCTCGTCGGCGCCAAGGAGCACGCGCTGCGCCAGGTCGCGGCCGGTGTCGACATCCTCGTGGTGCAGGGCACCGAGGCCGGCGGCCATTGCGGCGAGGTCTCGACCATGGTGCTGGTGCCCGAGGTGATCAAGGCGATCAAAGAGATCCGCGACGTGCCGGTGCTGGCCGCCGGCGGCATCATGACGGGTCGACAGATGGCGGCCTGCATGGCGATGGGCGCGGCCGGCGCCTGGACCGGTTCGGTTTGGCTTGCGACGGTGGAAGCCGAGACCAGCGAGATTTTTCGCGAGAAGATGATCGCGGCGTCCTCGCGCGACGCGGTGCGCTCGAAGGGGCGCACCGGCAAGCCGGCCCGGCAGCTCCGCTCGGTCTGGACCGATGCCTGGGACCGCGCGCCGGACAGCCCGGGCGCGCTGCCGATGCCGCTGCAAAGCATCATCAGCCGGGACGCCTTCAATTCGATCGACCGCGCCGCCGCGAGCGGCAATGCCAAAGCGCGCGATCTCGTCAGCTATTTCGTCGGCCAGGGCGTAGGCCTGATCGACAGCGTGAAATCGGCGGGCGCCGTGGTTCAGGAGTTCAAGGAGGAGTTCGCCGAAGCCGTCGATCACATGAATGCGCTGGTGGCGGAGTAG
- the yghU gene encoding glutathione-dependent disulfide-bond oxidoreductase, whose amino-acid sequence MTDTPAYVPPKVWTWNKENGGQFASINRPIAGPTHDKELPVGKHPFQLYSLATPNGVKVTVMLEELLALGHKGAEYDAWLIKIGNGDQFGSGFVDINPNSKIPALMDRSGPEPIRVFESGSILFYLAEKFGAFLPKDIKARTEAMSWLFWQMGSAPYLGGGFGHFYAYAPFKIEYAIDRFAMEVKRQLDVLDRRLADNEYLAGKEYTIADMAVWPWYGALAKGLVYGAGEFLSVQDYRNVQRWTDQIAQRPAVKRGRMVNRVSGDPASQLHERHDASDFDTKTQDKIAPAT is encoded by the coding sequence ATGACCGACACCCCCGCCTACGTGCCGCCCAAAGTCTGGACCTGGAACAAGGAGAATGGCGGGCAGTTCGCCAGCATCAACCGCCCGATCGCCGGTCCCACCCACGACAAGGAGCTGCCGGTCGGCAAGCATCCCTTCCAGCTCTATTCGCTGGCGACGCCGAACGGGGTGAAGGTCACGGTGATGCTGGAGGAGCTTCTGGCGCTCGGCCACAAGGGCGCCGAGTATGACGCCTGGCTGATCAAGATCGGCAATGGCGACCAGTTCGGCAGCGGTTTCGTCGACATCAACCCGAACTCCAAGATTCCTGCGCTGATGGATCGCTCCGGTCCGGAGCCCATCCGGGTGTTCGAGTCCGGCTCGATCCTGTTTTACCTCGCCGAGAAGTTCGGCGCCTTCCTGCCGAAGGACATCAAGGCCCGTACCGAGGCGATGTCCTGGCTGTTCTGGCAGATGGGCAGCGCGCCCTATCTCGGCGGCGGCTTCGGCCATTTCTACGCCTATGCGCCGTTCAAGATCGAATACGCCATCGATCGTTTCGCGATGGAGGTCAAGCGTCAGCTCGACGTGCTCGACCGGCGCCTGGCCGACAACGAATATCTCGCAGGCAAGGAGTATACGATCGCCGACATGGCGGTGTGGCCCTGGTACGGCGCGCTCGCCAAGGGGCTGGTGTATGGCGCCGGTGAATTCCTCTCGGTCCAGGACTACAGGAACGTGCAGCGCTGGACCGACCAGATTGCCCAGCGCCCCGCCGTGAAGCGCGGCCGCATGGTCAACCGCGTCTCCGGCGATCCCGCCAGCCAGCTCCACGAGCGTCACGACGCCAGCGATTTCGACACGAAGACGCAGGACAAGATCGCGCCGGCGACCTGA
- a CDS encoding efflux RND transporter periplasmic adaptor subunit: MSPTEPRSPVSHRKLGIFGVVALIAAGLVVGTGIRAREEQGSKLKEWTDDQAVPSVAVTQPSAKALNATLDLPGRLEAYYRAPIFARVPGYLKSWSADIGARVKAGQVIAEIEAPDLDQQLLQARADLASQQASARLSEATLNRRKTLVASNFVSAQEIDERTADLSNKNAAVRSGQANVERLEALAGYKKITAPFDGVVTARDTDVGALINAGGGSGPAMFVVSDITKLRVYVNVPQNYVPAIKIGAKATLVMPEYPNRTFQATVEASSQAVDVASGTTRMQLGLDNSSGELMPGGYASVKLNLQRDSAPLSIPASALIFNSSGLRVATVGADDKVLFKPVTIARDLGREIELASGIAADDRVITAPPDGLSDGDEVRVVGAKAKPATASEKQPPKG, translated from the coding sequence ATGTCGCCCACTGAACCCCGCTCCCCGGTTTCGCACCGGAAACTGGGCATCTTCGGCGTGGTGGCGCTGATTGCGGCTGGCCTCGTCGTCGGCACCGGCATCCGCGCCCGCGAGGAGCAGGGCTCCAAATTGAAGGAATGGACCGATGATCAGGCCGTTCCCAGCGTCGCGGTGACCCAGCCCAGCGCCAAGGCTCTCAACGCCACACTCGATCTGCCGGGCCGGCTGGAAGCCTATTATCGCGCGCCGATCTTTGCCCGCGTCCCCGGCTATCTCAAGAGCTGGAGCGCCGATATCGGTGCGCGCGTGAAGGCCGGTCAAGTGATCGCCGAGATCGAGGCGCCCGACCTCGACCAGCAACTGCTGCAGGCCAGAGCCGACCTCGCCAGCCAGCAGGCCAGTGCGAGGTTGTCGGAAGCGACCCTCAATCGCCGCAAGACCCTGGTCGCCTCCAACTTCGTCTCGGCGCAGGAGATCGACGAGCGCACTGCCGATCTCTCCAACAAGAACGCGGCGGTTCGCTCGGGCCAGGCCAATGTCGAGCGGCTGGAAGCGCTCGCCGGCTACAAGAAGATCACCGCGCCGTTCGACGGCGTCGTCACCGCCCGCGACACCGATGTCGGCGCGCTGATCAATGCCGGCGGCGGCTCGGGACCTGCGATGTTCGTGGTCTCCGACATCACCAAGCTGCGCGTCTATGTCAACGTGCCCCAGAATTACGTGCCGGCGATCAAGATCGGCGCCAAGGCCACCCTCGTGATGCCGGAATATCCGAACCGGACCTTCCAGGCCACGGTGGAGGCCTCCTCGCAGGCCGTCGACGTCGCCTCGGGCACCACGCGCATGCAGCTTGGTCTCGACAATTCGAGCGGAGAGCTGATGCCCGGCGGCTATGCCAGCGTGAAGCTCAACCTCCAGCGCGATTCCGCCCCGCTCAGCATTCCCGCCAGCGCGTTGATCTTCAACAGCAGCGGCCTGCGCGTCGCAACCGTCGGCGCCGATGACAAGGTGCTGTTCAAGCCGGTGACCATCGCCCGCGACCTCGGCCGCGAGATCGAGCTCGCGTCGGGGATCGCAGCGGACGATCGCGTCATCACCGCGCCGCCGGACGGCTTGTCCGACGGCGACGAGGTGCGCGTGGTCGGCGCCAAGGCCAAGCCGGCGACCGCGTCGGAGAAGCAGCCGCCGAAGGGGTGA
- a CDS encoding VOC family protein: MFSHIMIGTNDLDKAKTFYDHLLSTIEVRPARVDGHRIFYITKTGVFSVSKPINGEPATCANGGTIGFACNSPEQVDAWHAAGLAAGAKSIEDPPGVRQGPGGKLYLAYLRDLDGNKICAMHRLAN, from the coding sequence ATGTTCTCGCACATCATGATCGGCACCAACGATCTCGACAAGGCCAAGACGTTCTACGACCATCTGCTGAGTACGATCGAGGTCCGGCCGGCCAGGGTCGACGGCCATCGCATCTTCTACATCACCAAGACCGGGGTGTTCTCGGTGTCGAAGCCGATCAACGGCGAGCCGGCGACCTGCGCGAATGGCGGCACCATCGGCTTTGCGTGCAATTCGCCCGAGCAGGTCGATGCGTGGCACGCCGCCGGCCTCGCGGCCGGCGCAAAATCGATCGAGGATCCGCCCGGCGTGCGCCAGGGTCCCGGCGGCAAGCTCTATCTCGCCTATCTGCGCGACCTCGACGGCAACAAAATCTGCGCGATGCATCGGTTGGCGAACTGA
- a CDS encoding acetyl-CoA acetyltransferase, producing MINSTPEDHIPVIVGIGEIVDRPKDITEGLEPLDLLERALRRAEQDAGAKLLGEVQSLDVVNFLSWRYRDPEKLLAQRLGITPAHCYYGPVGGESPIRYIHEAAKRIARGECTVAAVCGAEAQSTATKAERAGVALPWTPFAHDVEEPKRGAAFQKPLAVKLGVFRPVTVYPFYEAASSAHWGQTPREAMAESGTLWSRYSEAAVQNPNAWLKRRYTPEEITTPTADNRLIAWPYNKLMVANPSVNMGGALLLTSLAKARALGIAEDRLVYPLGGASAEEPRDYLLRDQFYESHPQNAVLKAVMDLAGGDGRKFDAIELYSCFPCVPKMARRTLGLGADVQPTVTGGLTFFGAPLNTYMTHAACAMVRRVRDGAKLGLLYGQGGFVTKHHALVVAKAPPRETLAQETSVQAEADRNKGAVPEFVPEVSGEGKVESFTVLYGRGGGVEHGVVMLRTADDRRTLARIAASDSATLAHLLNMDRTPVGSTGEIAMAADGVPEWRVA from the coding sequence ATGATCAATTCCACCCCCGAAGACCATATCCCCGTCATCGTCGGCATCGGCGAGATCGTCGACCGTCCCAAGGACATCACCGAGGGCCTCGAGCCGCTCGATCTCCTCGAACGAGCGCTGCGGCGCGCCGAGCAGGACGCCGGCGCCAAGCTGCTCGGCGAGGTGCAGTCGCTCGACGTCGTCAACTTCCTGAGCTGGCGCTATCGCGATCCCGAGAAGCTGTTGGCGCAACGCCTCGGCATCACGCCTGCGCATTGCTATTACGGCCCGGTCGGCGGCGAGAGCCCGATCCGCTATATCCACGAAGCCGCCAAGCGCATCGCGCGCGGCGAGTGCACGGTGGCCGCTGTTTGTGGTGCCGAGGCGCAGTCGACCGCGACCAAGGCGGAGCGCGCCGGCGTCGCGTTGCCGTGGACGCCGTTCGCCCATGACGTCGAGGAGCCCAAGCGCGGCGCGGCGTTCCAGAAGCCGCTGGCGGTGAAGTTAGGGGTGTTCCGGCCCGTCACGGTCTATCCGTTCTACGAGGCGGCCTCCTCCGCGCATTGGGGCCAGACGCCGCGTGAGGCGATGGCGGAATCGGGGACGCTATGGTCGCGCTATTCGGAAGCCGCCGTGCAAAATCCCAATGCCTGGCTGAAGCGGCGCTATACGCCGGAGGAAATCACGACGCCGACGGCGGACAATCGCCTGATCGCCTGGCCCTACAACAAGCTGATGGTCGCCAATCCCAGCGTCAACATGGGCGGCGCGCTGCTGCTCACCAGCCTCGCCAAGGCGCGGGCGCTCGGGATTGCCGAGGACAGACTGGTCTACCCGCTCGGCGGCGCCTCGGCGGAAGAGCCGCGCGACTATCTGTTGCGCGATCAGTTTTACGAAAGCCATCCGCAGAACGCGGTACTCAAGGCAGTGATGGATCTCGCCGGCGGCGATGGCAGAAAATTCGATGCGATCGAGCTCTACAGCTGCTTTCCCTGCGTGCCCAAGATGGCGCGGCGAACGCTCGGCCTCGGCGCCGACGTGCAGCCGACCGTGACCGGCGGCCTCACCTTCTTCGGCGCCCCGCTCAACACCTACATGACGCACGCGGCCTGCGCGATGGTGCGGCGTGTTCGCGACGGCGCCAAACTCGGCCTGCTCTACGGCCAGGGCGGCTTCGTTACCAAGCATCACGCGCTGGTGGTGGCGAAGGCGCCGCCGCGCGAGACGCTGGCGCAGGAGACGAGCGTGCAAGCAGAGGCCGACCGCAACAAGGGCGCGGTGCCGGAGTTCGTGCCGGAGGTTTCAGGCGAGGGCAAGGTCGAGAGCTTTACGGTGCTCTATGGCCGCGGCGGCGGGGTCGAGCATGGCGTGGTGATGCTGCGGACCGCGGATGACCGGCGCACGCTGGCGCGGATTGCGGCGAGCGATAGCGCGACGCTGGCGCATCTGCTGAATATGGATCGGACGCCGGTGGGATCGACAGGCGAAATCGCAATGGCGGCGGATGGCGTGCCGGAGTGGCGGGTGGCGTGA
- a CDS encoding phosphotransferase family protein, with protein sequence MIETELSRSVQRWCKGATGVTGAAKLSGGASQETWRFDITHPDGAIGAILRRSPKGYGAAPTRAAGLAAEVQLMQLAFEAGVPSPRVLHVLVPEDDLGTGFIMQRVEGETIARKILRDEEYAAARPRLARQIGGILAGLHRLPRDRLPELRSRGATEEIAELDRDYRSLNWPKPVFELALRWLRDHDPGPSGETTLVHGDFRNGNLIIGADGVRAVLDWELAHLGDPMEDLGWVCVNSWRFGEIDKPVGGFGTREDLFAGYEAAGRKVDPARVKFWEVMGSLRWGIMCGGMMQRFREGPDHSMERAMIGRRASETEIDLLRLLAPRGS encoded by the coding sequence ATGATCGAGACGGAGCTTTCCCGCAGCGTCCAGCGCTGGTGCAAGGGCGCGACCGGCGTCACCGGCGCGGCGAAATTGTCGGGCGGCGCCAGCCAGGAAACCTGGCGCTTCGACATCACCCATCCCGACGGGGCGATCGGCGCGATCCTGCGCCGCTCGCCCAAGGGCTATGGCGCGGCGCCGACGCGTGCGGCCGGCCTTGCCGCTGAAGTGCAACTGATGCAGCTCGCCTTCGAGGCCGGCGTGCCGTCGCCACGCGTGCTGCATGTGCTCGTGCCGGAGGACGACCTCGGCACCGGCTTCATCATGCAGCGGGTGGAGGGCGAAACCATCGCACGCAAGATTCTTCGCGATGAGGAGTACGCGGCGGCGCGGCCGCGTCTCGCGCGGCAGATCGGCGGCATTCTCGCCGGCCTGCACCGGCTGCCCAGGGACAGACTGCCCGAGCTGCGCAGCCGCGGCGCGACCGAGGAGATTGCCGAGCTCGATCGCGACTATCGCAGCTTGAACTGGCCAAAGCCGGTGTTCGAGCTGGCGCTGCGCTGGCTGCGTGACCACGATCCCGGTCCGTCCGGCGAGACCACATTGGTGCACGGCGATTTCCGCAACGGCAATCTCATCATCGGCGCCGATGGCGTGCGCGCCGTGCTCGACTGGGAACTCGCCCATCTCGGCGATCCCATGGAGGATCTCGGCTGGGTCTGTGTCAACTCCTGGCGCTTCGGCGAGATCGACAAGCCCGTGGGCGGTTTTGGCACACGCGAAGATCTGTTCGCGGGTTATGAGGCCGCGGGCCGCAAGGTCGATCCGGCCCGCGTCAAGTTCTGGGAAGTGATGGGCTCGCTGCGCTGGGGCATCATGTGTGGCGGCATGATGCAGCGCTTTCGCGAAGGCCCTGATCACTCCATGGAGCGCGCCATGATCGGCCGCCGCGCGTCCGAGACCGAGATCGATCTGTTGCGGCTGCTTGCGCCGCGCGGGAGCTGA
- a CDS encoding DUF6285 domain-containing protein — MQDEPTPIELTKSVADFLRNDIAPLISGHQAFKLRVAINILDLVTRQLTREEGSDAAEVARLRALLGVDGSVADLNRALAERIAKGEVDLATPGLAEHLWATTMDKLAVDQPNYASYKRELGRGG; from the coding sequence ATGCAGGACGAGCCGACCCCGATCGAGCTGACCAAGTCCGTCGCCGATTTCTTGCGCAACGATATCGCCCCGCTGATCTCCGGCCACCAGGCCTTCAAGCTCCGCGTCGCCATCAACATCCTCGATCTCGTCACGCGACAGCTGACGCGCGAGGAGGGAAGCGATGCCGCGGAAGTGGCGCGCCTGCGCGCGTTGCTCGGCGTGGACGGCTCGGTGGCGGATCTCAACCGCGCGCTCGCCGAGCGTATCGCCAAAGGCGAGGTCGATTTGGCGACGCCAGGCCTCGCCGAGCACCTCTGGGCAACCACGATGGACAAGCTGGCGGTGGATCAGCCGAACTACGCGTCCTACAAGCGCGAACTGGGGCGAGGCGGTTAA
- a CDS encoding enoyl-CoA hydratase/isomerase — translation MQFKHVTLDFDGAVAILKLDHQEVMNAVSVDMLGGLAEALDTIEEKKDEVRCVVLTGAGRAFCTGANLQGRNNQSKKTKAGMTLETGFHPFLRRIRNLHCPIVTAVNGPAAGAGMSFALLGDMILCARSSYFLQAFRRIGLVPDCGSTWLLPRLVGRARSIELSLMGERLPAEKALEWGLVNRVYDDGALMEEAMKLARDLASGPTVALSLIRKLYWDSPENSFEDQLNLEFQCQLRAGDTQDFREGVGAFLEKRPAKFSGK, via the coding sequence ATGCAGTTCAAACACGTCACGCTCGATTTCGATGGCGCGGTCGCGATCCTCAAGCTCGACCATCAGGAGGTGATGAACGCGGTCTCCGTGGACATGCTGGGCGGTCTTGCCGAGGCGCTCGATACGATCGAGGAAAAGAAGGACGAAGTGCGCTGCGTCGTGCTGACCGGCGCGGGCCGAGCCTTCTGCACCGGCGCCAATCTGCAAGGGCGCAACAACCAGTCGAAGAAGACCAAGGCCGGCATGACGCTGGAGACCGGCTTTCATCCCTTCCTGCGCCGCATCCGCAATCTGCATTGCCCGATCGTTACTGCTGTCAACGGCCCGGCCGCAGGTGCCGGCATGAGCTTCGCGCTGCTCGGCGACATGATCTTGTGCGCGCGCTCCTCCTACTTCCTGCAGGCTTTCCGGCGCATCGGGCTCGTGCCGGATTGTGGCTCGACCTGGTTGTTGCCGCGCCTCGTCGGCCGCGCCCGCTCGATCGAATTGTCGCTGATGGGCGAGCGGCTGCCGGCCGAGAAGGCGCTGGAATGGGGCCTCGTCAACCGCGTCTACGACGACGGTGCGCTGATGGAGGAGGCCATGAAGCTCGCGCGCGACCTCGCCAGCGGGCCGACGGTCGCGTTGTCGCTGATCCGCAAGCTCTATTGGGACAGCCCGGAGAATTCCTTCGAGGACCAGCTCAACCTCGAATTCCAGTGCCAGCTCCGCGCCGGCGACACCCAGGATTTCCGCGAGGGCGTCGGCGCGTTCCTGGAGAAGCGCCCCGCCAAATTCAGCGGCAAATGA
- a CDS encoding SDR family NAD(P)-dependent oxidoreductase yields the protein MNLFDLSGRVAVITGGNGGIGLGIAQALAGQGCNVSIWGRNADKNKAAAASMAGLSGKVDARVCDVTDPASVNAAMKATLDIFGRVDGCFANAGIGGGGRRSFIERTEEEWRAMFSTNLDGVFHAFQAAARHMTERANAGDPFGRLVATSSLASIFGTARNEHYAATKAAINALVRALGVELARHGVTANAILPGWIKSDMTSGLMANEKFVANVMPRIPMRRFGEASDFGGIAVYLMSKASSYHTADTFVIDGGYTAF from the coding sequence ATGAACCTTTTCGACCTCTCCGGCCGCGTGGCCGTGATCACCGGCGGCAATGGCGGCATCGGCCTCGGCATCGCGCAGGCGCTGGCCGGCCAGGGCTGCAACGTCTCGATCTGGGGCCGCAATGCGGACAAGAACAAGGCGGCTGCCGCAAGCATGGCCGGCCTGTCGGGCAAGGTCGATGCCCGCGTCTGCGACGTCACCGATCCGGCTTCGGTCAATGCCGCGATGAAGGCGACGCTCGACATTTTCGGCCGGGTCGACGGCTGCTTCGCCAATGCCGGCATCGGCGGCGGCGGCCGGCGGTCCTTCATCGAGCGCACCGAGGAGGAATGGCGCGCGATGTTTTCGACCAATCTCGACGGCGTGTTCCATGCGTTCCAGGCCGCGGCGAGACACATGACCGAGCGCGCCAATGCCGGCGATCCCTTCGGCCGGCTGGTCGCGACCTCGAGCCTGGCGTCGATCTTCGGCACCGCGCGCAACGAGCATTATGCCGCGACCAAGGCCGCGATCAACGCGCTGGTCCGCGCGCTCGGCGTCGAGCTGGCGCGCCACGGCGTCACCGCGAACGCGATCCTGCCCGGCTGGATCAAGAGCGACATGACTTCGGGTCTCATGGCCAACGAAAAATTCGTCGCCAACGTGATGCCGCGGATTCCGATGCGCCGCTTCGGCGAAGCTTCCGATTTCGGCGGCATCGCGGTGTACCTGATGAGCAAGGCGTCGTCGTATCACACGGCGGATACGTTTGTGATCGATGGCGGCTATACGGCGTTTTGA